Proteins co-encoded in one Campylobacter jejuni genomic window:
- a CDS encoding glutathionylspermidine synthase family protein — MQLLQVDKLQKDYLENIGFSWHTDEDGSDYISNKLVCVKESEANAYYEAVNELYDMFIAAAQEVIDNDRFDELGIPFNLIDAIKMSWENEVHWHLYGRFDLAGGLDGKPIKLIEFNADTPTALFESAILQWALLKQNGMDESAQFNSIYESLMDNFKRLITLDESVEGFEEHYQGWKILFSSVAGSKEEEITTKLLSHIANEAGFQTNFSFVDEVEFSEEGVFKEGENYEYWFKLVPWEDIAIEEGELAMLLTQIMRNQRAIILNPAYTLLFQSKGILKILWELYPNHPLLLETKDTPLEGKNYVKKPVFGREGANISIIKDGKTLHENIGPYGNNKAIYQEYVEFNSCENEYYQAGVFFAYEGCGLGFRKGGLVLDNYSKFVGHIIKD; from the coding sequence ATGCAATTACTACAAGTAGACAAACTTCAAAAAGATTATTTGGAAAATATAGGTTTTTCTTGGCATACAGATGAAGATGGAAGTGATTATATTAGCAATAAGTTAGTTTGTGTTAAGGAAAGTGAAGCTAATGCTTATTATGAAGCGGTAAATGAGCTTTATGATATGTTTATTGCTGCAGCGCAAGAAGTGATTGATAATGATCGTTTTGATGAGCTTGGAATTCCTTTTAATCTTATTGATGCGATTAAGATGAGTTGGGAAAATGAGGTTCATTGGCATTTATATGGGCGTTTTGATTTAGCGGGTGGACTTGATGGCAAGCCTATAAAACTTATAGAATTTAATGCTGATACCCCTACTGCTCTTTTTGAAAGTGCGATTTTACAATGGGCACTTTTAAAACAAAATGGAATGGATGAAAGCGCGCAATTTAATAGTATTTATGAAAGTTTGATGGATAATTTTAAAAGACTTATTACTCTTGATGAAAGTGTTGAAGGGTTTGAAGAGCATTATCAAGGATGGAAAATTCTTTTTTCAAGTGTTGCAGGAAGTAAAGAAGAAGAAATCACTACAAAATTACTTTCTCATATAGCCAATGAAGCAGGTTTTCAAACTAATTTTTCCTTTGTAGATGAGGTGGAATTTAGTGAAGAAGGTGTTTTTAAAGAGGGCGAAAATTATGAGTATTGGTTTAAGCTTGTTCCTTGGGAAGATATAGCCATAGAAGAGGGTGAACTTGCCATGCTTTTAACTCAAATTATGCGTAATCAAAGAGCAATTATTTTAAATCCTGCTTATACGCTTTTATTTCAATCTAAGGGAATTTTAAAAATTCTATGGGAACTTTATCCAAATCATCCTTTACTTTTAGAAACAAAAGATACTCCTTTGGAAGGTAAAAACTATGTTAAAAAACCTGTTTTTGGTAGAGAAGGTGCAAATATCAGTATAATTAAAGATGGAAAAACTTTGCATGAAAATATAGGTCCTTACGGGAATAATAAGGCTATTTATCAAGAATATGTAGAGTTTAATTCATGTGAAAATGAATACTATCAAGCAGGTGTTTTCTTTGCTTATGAAGGG
- the rpsU gene encoding 30S ribosomal protein S21: MPGIKVHPNESFDEAYRKFKKQVDRNLVVTEVRARRFFEPMTEIRKKQKISARKKMLKRLYMLRRYESRL, from the coding sequence GTGCCAGGAATCAAGGTGCATCCTAACGAGTCTTTTGATGAAGCGTATCGTAAATTCAAAAAACAAGTAGATAGAAATCTAGTTGTAACTGAAGTAAGAGCAAGAAGATTTTTCGAGCCTATGACTGAAATTCGCAAAAAACAAAAAATTTCAGCACGCAAAAAAATGCTTAAAAGACTTTATATGCTTAGACGCTACGAGTCAAGACTCTAA
- a CDS encoding UPF0323 family lipoprotein, protein MKKIKKIIQIGMIGGLAAVAGGALAGCGSNNDNADTLNQAANAQGAFVIIEETAPGQYKIKDQYPSDETRVVLKDLNGTERILSKEEMDALIKEEAAKIDNGTSNLTKDNGQISSGGLSLGETLLASAAGAILGSWIGSKLFNNQNFANQQRGAFSNQSAYQRSVNSFNKAGTTSSASSAKKSGFFGGGSKATSSSSSFGS, encoded by the coding sequence ATGAAAAAAATCAAAAAAATCATTCAAATTGGTATGATAGGTGGTTTAGCAGCTGTTGCTGGAGGTGCTTTAGCAGGTTGTGGAAGTAATAATGACAATGCAGATACTTTAAATCAAGCAGCTAATGCTCAAGGAGCTTTTGTAATTATCGAAGAAACAGCTCCAGGGCAGTATAAAATCAAAGATCAATATCCAAGTGATGAAACAAGGGTAGTTTTAAAAGATCTTAATGGTACAGAAAGAATTTTATCCAAAGAAGAAATGGATGCTTTGATTAAAGAAGAAGCAGCTAAAATTGACAATGGAACTTCAAATTTAACTAAAGACAATGGGCAAATCAGTAGTGGGGGATTGAGTTTAGGAGAAACTTTACTCGCAAGTGCTGCAGGTGCTATTTTGGGAAGTTGGATAGGTTCAAAACTTTTCAATAATCAAAATTTTGCTAATCAACAACGCGGTGCTTTTTCAAATCAAAGTGCTTATCAAAGGAGTGTTAATAGTTTTAATAAAGCAGGCACAACAAGCTCTGCTTCAAGTGCTAAAAAATCAGGTTTTTTTGGTGGAGGCTCTAAAGCCACAAGTTCTAGTTCTTCTTTTGGCTCTTAA
- the ccoG gene encoding cytochrome c oxidase accessory protein CcoG: MQGHITNYTKKRYFVYLIASIIIFALPFIRINENHFFLLSFDHSKLNLFFISFSTQEFYLMPFVLIFLFLFIFFITTLGGRIWCAWSCPQTIFRVIYRDIIQTKFLKIRKNINNKQKEYEGQYFKKFLGVIIFYFISLVAISNLLWYFIPPEDFFNYIQNPGEHLLLLGILFCASLLFTLDITYLQEKFCVYVCPYARIQSVMFDHDTMQVIYDEKRGGLIYDGHTKLHKKPPEGECIGCEACVSICPTHIDIRKGMQLECINCLECADACSKVQSKFNRPSLINWTSAKAIETRSKVHYLRFRTIAYFIVLLIALLALIIMGSKKESMLLNINRSSELYNISNVKGELVISNAYTFLFQNTDSKPHEYYFTANLEGINDGIEIIRPNKPFKLKAGEQVKKIVVIRATKNLANNDKKDVIFPLHIKAYAKDNEKISVFRKSIFVYPKSTLIKDKNELK, translated from the coding sequence ATGCAAGGACACATTACAAACTATACAAAAAAACGATATTTTGTATATTTAATTGCAAGTATTATCATATTTGCCCTACCTTTCATAAGAATTAATGAGAATCATTTTTTTCTTTTAAGTTTTGATCACTCTAAATTAAACCTATTTTTTATTTCTTTTTCAACACAAGAATTTTATCTCATGCCTTTTGTTCTTATATTTCTTTTTTTATTTATTTTTTTTATTACAACTTTAGGTGGAAGAATTTGGTGTGCTTGGAGTTGTCCACAAACGATTTTTAGAGTTATATATAGAGATATCATACAAACTAAATTTCTTAAAATTCGCAAAAATATCAATAACAAACAAAAAGAATATGAGGGACAATATTTTAAAAAATTTCTTGGAGTAATAATTTTTTATTTTATATCTTTAGTTGCTATTAGTAATTTACTTTGGTACTTTATTCCTCCTGAAGATTTTTTCAATTATATTCAAAATCCTGGCGAGCATCTACTTTTACTTGGAATTTTATTTTGTGCTAGCTTACTTTTTACTTTGGATATTACCTACTTACAAGAAAAATTTTGTGTTTATGTCTGTCCTTATGCAAGAATACAATCTGTAATGTTCGATCATGATACAATGCAAGTGATCTACGATGAAAAACGCGGGGGCTTGATCTATGATGGACACACCAAACTTCATAAAAAACCGCCTGAGGGAGAATGCATAGGTTGTGAAGCCTGTGTTAGCATCTGTCCAACTCATATTGACATACGCAAAGGAATGCAACTTGAATGTATTAATTGTCTTGAATGTGCCGATGCTTGCTCTAAGGTACAAAGTAAATTTAATCGTCCAAGTTTGATCAATTGGACAAGTGCAAAAGCTATTGAAACGCGTTCTAAGGTTCATTATTTAAGATTTAGAACGATAGCATATTTTATAGTTCTTTTAATTGCTTTATTGGCTTTAATCATCATGGGAAGCAAAAAAGAAAGCATGCTTTTAAATATCAATCGTAGTAGTGAATTATATAATATTTCAAATGTTAAAGGTGAATTAGTCATTTCAAATGCTTATACCTTTTTGTTTCAAAATACAGATTCTAAACCTCATGAATATTATTTTACAGCAAATTTAGAAGGAATAAATGATGGAATTGAAATCATAAGACCAAACAAACCTTTTAAATTAAAAGCAGGAGAACAAGTCAAAAAAATAGTTGTTATCAGGGCTACAAAAAATTTAGCAAATAATGATAAAAAAGATGTAATCTTTCCTTTACATATAAAAGCTTACGCAAAGGATAATGAAAAAATTTCGGTTTTTAGAAAAAGTATATTTGTATACCCTAAAAGCACTCTTATAAAGGATAAAAATGAACTCAAATAG